From Peptoanaerobacter stomatis, one genomic window encodes:
- a CDS encoding DEAD/DEAH box helicase family protein, with product MITNFDYLKNESKFSTFADVAISAEKIILMDPQASIINSRRAMEFALKWMYSVDAELKMPYQDNLQSLMNAEEYRQIVGHDLWKRMDYIRRSGNNVAHSNKKLGRDEAMLCLENLFIYLDYIAYCYSDKYEEHFFDKTIIISRIEKAKESKENVNVVKEELAKEQEKSAKQELDLQKLIAENASLKEELSNRRQEQQQTYVPKPLDLSEYKTRKLYIDSMLMDAGWIEGKNWLNEVELSGMPNKSEVGYADYVLYDDMHKPLAVIEAKRTCVDVSKGRQQAKLYADLLEQKYKRRPVIFLTNGFETHIIDGQYPERKCSLIYSKRDLEKWFNLMRMRTSLKHVVVDKNIAGRYYQESAIKAVCSSFDEKNRRKALLVMATGSGKTRTVIALCDCLLKSGWVKNILFLADRNSLVTQAKRSFVNMLPNLSCTNLVEEKDNYSAHCVFSTYQTMINCIDTINDKEGKLFTCGHFDLVICDEAHRSIYNKYADIFSYFDAPLIGLTATPKDEIDKNTYETFELENGVPTYGYDLAQAVKDGYLVDYVSVELKLKFIEQGIVYDELSEEDKKAYEETFQNEQGDLPKSIGSSALNRWIFNEDTIKQVLNILMTDGIKIDYGQKLGKTIIFAKNHDHAEKILEVFNKEYPYLLNYAKVIDNYMTYAQSVIDEFSDSRKMPQIAISVDMLDTGIDVPEVLNLVFFKKVMSKAKFWQMIGRGTRLCPGLLDGEDKEKFYIFDFCGNFEFFRMNKGKATANMIAIQGAIFNLKFEISYKLQDIDYQIDSLIAYRNTLVKQMSEKVQELPRNNFAVRQHLKYVELYCSEANYQTITYEDTLIVKEEVAPLILPDREDISAVRFDAIMYGIELAYLYGKKYSKARTDLYTKVAGISIVANISEIQAQSAFINQILNTDYIDNAGINEFEEIRKRLRNLMKYIPKEMIKYVTNFTDELISTQWKESELENDELKNYKAKAEYYIRQNQNNIAIAKLKTNQPLTKQDVASLEEILWCEIGTKQDYENEIGTKPLGEFVREIVGLDMNAAKEAFSEYLTSTSLDSRQIYFVNQIVEYIVHNGMMRDLSVLQESPFTDQGSVVEIFKDLTVWMGIRKVIDTINNNAAA from the coding sequence TGTATTCTGTAGATGCGGAACTTAAAATGCCATATCAAGATAATTTACAAAGTTTGATGAATGCAGAAGAGTATAGACAGATTGTGGGACATGATCTTTGGAAACGTATGGATTATATCCGTAGAAGTGGAAATAATGTTGCGCATAGTAACAAAAAACTTGGAAGAGATGAGGCTATGCTTTGTCTTGAAAATCTGTTTATTTATTTGGACTACATTGCATATTGTTATTCTGATAAGTACGAAGAACATTTTTTTGACAAAACAATAATTATTTCTCGAATAGAGAAAGCAAAGGAATCAAAAGAGAATGTTAATGTTGTAAAAGAAGAATTAGCAAAAGAACAGGAAAAGTCTGCAAAACAAGAACTTGATTTACAGAAATTAATTGCAGAAAATGCCTCACTTAAAGAAGAACTTTCGAATAGAAGACAGGAACAACAGCAAACTTATGTGCCTAAGCCTCTTGATTTATCTGAATATAAAACAAGAAAACTCTACATTGATTCTATGCTGATGGATGCAGGTTGGATAGAAGGTAAGAATTGGCTTAATGAGGTCGAACTTTCTGGAATGCCAAACAAATCTGAAGTGGGATATGCGGATTATGTTCTTTATGATGACATGCATAAACCATTGGCTGTAATAGAGGCAAAAAGAACTTGTGTTGACGTTTCTAAGGGAAGGCAACAGGCTAAACTATATGCTGATTTATTAGAACAAAAATATAAGAGAAGACCGGTTATTTTTCTTACAAATGGATTTGAAACTCATATTATTGATGGACAATATCCGGAGAGAAAATGTTCGCTTATTTATTCAAAAAGAGACTTGGAAAAGTGGTTCAATTTGATGAGAATGAGAACAAGTCTAAAACATGTCGTAGTAGATAAGAATATTGCCGGACGATATTATCAAGAATCTGCTATTAAAGCAGTTTGCAGTAGCTTTGATGAAAAGAATCGGAGAAAAGCTTTGCTGGTTATGGCAACGGGTTCTGGGAAGACAAGAACAGTTATTGCATTATGTGATTGTTTACTGAAATCAGGATGGGTAAAGAATATCTTGTTTCTTGCTGATAGAAACTCACTTGTTACACAGGCTAAAAGAAGCTTTGTAAATATGTTGCCTAATTTATCATGTACAAACCTTGTTGAAGAAAAAGATAACTATAGTGCACATTGTGTATTTTCAACGTATCAAACAATGATTAACTGTATTGATACGATAAATGATAAAGAAGGGAAACTCTTTACATGTGGTCATTTTGATCTTGTAATTTGCGATGAGGCTCATAGGTCTATTTATAACAAATATGCAGATATTTTTTCATATTTTGATGCTCCACTTATTGGACTTACAGCTACACCGAAGGATGAAATTGATAAGAATACTTATGAAACCTTTGAATTGGAAAACGGAGTACCGACTTATGGTTATGATTTAGCACAGGCTGTAAAGGATGGATATCTCGTTGATTATGTATCTGTTGAATTAAAACTTAAGTTTATTGAGCAGGGAATTGTGTATGATGAATTATCGGAAGAAGATAAAAAAGCATATGAGGAGACATTTCAAAATGAGCAGGGTGATTTGCCAAAATCAATAGGTTCATCAGCACTTAATAGATGGATATTTAATGAGGATACTATAAAACAAGTATTAAATATTTTGATGACAGATGGTATCAAGATTGATTACGGACAGAAATTAGGAAAGACTATTATTTTTGCAAAAAATCATGATCATGCAGAAAAAATTTTGGAAGTTTTTAATAAAGAGTATCCGTATCTTCTTAATTATGCAAAGGTAATAGATAATTATATGACCTACGCACAGAGTGTTATTGACGAGTTTTCTGATTCAAGGAAAATGCCTCAGATTGCAATTTCCGTAGATATGTTAGATACAGGTATTGATGTACCGGAAGTTTTGAATCTGGTTTTCTTTAAAAAGGTTATGAGTAAAGCAAAATTTTGGCAGATGATTGGTCGTGGTACAAGACTTTGTCCCGGTCTATTAGATGGAGAAGACAAGGAGAAATTCTATATATTTGATTTTTGCGGAAACTTTGAATTTTTCAGAATGAATAAAGGAAAAGCTACTGCTAACATGATTGCAATTCAAGGGGCAATTTTTAATCTGAAATTTGAGATTTCATATAAACTTCAAGATATAGATTATCAGATTGATAGCTTGATTGCATATAGAAATACATTGGTTAAACAAATGAGCGAGAAGGTACAGGAATTGCCAAGAAATAACTTTGCTGTTCGTCAGCACTTGAAATATGTAGAATTGTACTGCTCAGAAGCAAATTATCAGACTATAACATATGAAGATACATTGATTGTAAAAGAAGAGGTTGCACCTTTGATATTACCGGATAGAGAAGATATAAGCGCTGTGAGATTTGATGCGATTATGTATGGAATTGAACTGGCTTATTTATATGGAAAGAAGTATTCGAAAGCTCGTACTGATTTGTATACGAAAGTTGCAGGTATTTCAATTGTTGCCAATATATCTGAAATTCAAGCACAGTCAGCTTTTATTAATCAAATTCTTAATACAGATTATATTGATAATGCCGGAATAAATGAATTTGAAGAAATAAGAAAAAGGCTACGTAATTTGATGAAGTATATTCCAAAAGAAATGATTAAATATGTAACAAACTTTACTGATGAACTTATTTCAACGCAATGGAAAGAATCTGAGCTTGAGAATGATGAACTTAAGAATTATAAGGCAAAGGCAGAATATTATATTAGGCAAAATCAGAACAATATTGCTATTGCAAAGTTAAAGACAAATCAACCTTTAACTAAGCAAGATGTTGCTTCATTAGAAGAAATATTATGGTGTGAAATTGGAACAAAGCAGGATTATGAAAATGAAATTGGAACAAAACCGCTTGGTGAATTTGTTCGTGAGATTGTAGGGTTGGATATGAATGCAGCCAAAGAAGCATTCTCAGAATATTTGACAAGTACAAGTCTTGATAGCAGACAAATTTACTTCGTAAATCAGATTGTTGAATACATTGTTCATAATGGAATGATGAGAGATCTTTCTGTGCTTCAGGAATCTCCGTTTACAGATCAGGGAAGTGTCGTTGAGATATTTAAAGATTTGACTGTATGGATGGGAATTAGAAAGGTTATAGATACAATAAATAATAATGCGGCAGCATAA
- a CDS encoding MBL fold metallo-hydrolase, with protein MSKKDSKFQVRFMSFLFRGKEIFKPLNTGFIDKKVSCIREYVANIYFYTKDGYTIMIDAGYNYDRLAEKMSWLNINPKDIKEILITHQDTDHVGAIERGSDELFNESTIYIGRIENEYIEGHKRRKVFWGLHKLPQVYIDNKKVLIDDGQVFYIGNIKIEAFLVPGHSWGHLVYLIDDAYLFTGDTIWFGADGGYAFLNILAEDRKLQIKSLKRLEEILRKRNLRLKIITGHTGWTDDIDFAFAHVDEVCNSLRRKPKVHDPKAPYDGFDERDDTKANARDGFLDKC; from the coding sequence ATGTCAAAAAAAGATTCGAAATTTCAAGTTAGATTTATGTCTTTTCTATTTCGTGGAAAAGAAATATTTAAACCTTTAAATACAGGTTTTATTGATAAAAAAGTAAGCTGTATCAGGGAATATGTAGCTAATATTTACTTTTATACAAAAGATGGTTATACTATTATGATTGATGCAGGATATAATTATGATAGACTTGCAGAAAAAATGAGTTGGCTTAATATTAATCCGAAAGATATAAAGGAGATTTTAATTACTCATCAAGATACTGATCATGTAGGAGCTATTGAAAGAGGCAGTGATGAATTATTTAATGAATCAACAATATATATCGGAAGAATTGAAAATGAGTATATAGAAGGTCATAAACGGCGTAAAGTCTTTTGGGGATTACATAAATTACCTCAAGTGTATATTGATAATAAAAAAGTCTTGATTGACGATGGACAAGTGTTTTATATTGGAAATATTAAAATAGAAGCTTTTCTTGTGCCGGGACATAGTTGGGGACATCTTGTATATTTGATTGATGATGCTTATTTATTTACAGGAGATACAATTTGGTTTGGAGCAGATGGCGGTTACGCATTTTTAAATATTCTTGCTGAAGATAGAAAGTTGCAAATTAAATCACTTAAAAGATTGGAAGAAATACTGAGAAAAAGAAATCTTAGGTTAAAGATTATTACAGGGCATACAGGCTGGACTGATGATATAGACTTTGCTTTTGCTCATGTAGATGAGGTTTGTAATTCATTAAGGCGAAAACCAAAAGTTCATGATCCTAAAGCACCATATGATGGCTTTGATGAAAGAGATGATACAAAAGCAAACGCAAGAGATGGTTTCCTTGATAAGTGTTAG
- the bcp gene encoding thioredoxin-dependent thiol peroxidase has product MLEIGTKAPEFELQDQNGDLHKLSDYLGKKVVLYFYPKDNTPGCTKQACGFSEMYPQFIEKNAVVIGVSKDSVKSHKKFEENHNLGFTLLSDEQLDTIKAYDVWKEKKNYGRTYMGIERTTYLIDEKGIIIKSFGKVKAADNPSQMLGEI; this is encoded by the coding sequence ATGTTAGAAATAGGAACTAAGGCACCTGAGTTTGAACTGCAAGATCAAAATGGAGATTTACACAAATTAAGTGATTATTTAGGTAAAAAAGTAGTCTTATATTTCTACCCTAAGGACAATACCCCAGGTTGTACTAAGCAAGCTTGTGGTTTCAGCGAGATGTATCCTCAATTTATAGAAAAAAATGCGGTGGTTATAGGCGTAAGTAAGGATAGTGTGAAATCTCATAAAAAATTTGAAGAAAATCATAATTTGGGATTTACATTGTTATCTGATGAGCAATTAGATACTATAAAAGCTTATGATGTTTGGAAAGAAAAAAAGAATTATGGAAGAACATATATGGGCATAGAAAGAACAACGTATTTAATAGATGAAAAAGGTATTATAATAAAATCTTTTGGTAAGGTAAAAGCGGCAGACAATCCATCGCAAATGTTAGGAGAAATATAG
- the yaaA gene encoding peroxide stress protein YaaA, whose protein sequence is MRIIISPAKKMSVDEDGLQYSSLPVFLEDSAKIIRFIQSLTYEQAQKLWKANDNITTQNIERFADMSLTKMLTPAIFSYEGIQYQHISPSSLEESMIEYIQKNLRILSGFYGVLKPMDGVSPYRLEMQAKIDIDNVKGLYDFWGRKLYDEVIDESRIIINLASKEYSKSIEKYIQSEDKYISISFYEMSKEKLVQKGTYAKMARGEMIRFMAENNVQYIEDIKKFNFMGYKFEHNISNENEYVFVK, encoded by the coding sequence GTGAGAATAATAATTTCGCCTGCAAAAAAGATGAGTGTTGATGAAGATGGCTTGCAATATAGTTCTTTACCTGTTTTTTTAGAGGATAGTGCAAAGATAATACGTTTTATACAGTCTTTAACTTATGAACAAGCTCAAAAATTATGGAAAGCTAATGATAATATAACCACGCAAAACATAGAAAGGTTTGCTGATATGAGCCTTACAAAAATGCTCACGCCGGCAATTTTTTCTTATGAAGGAATTCAATATCAGCATATATCTCCGTCCTCTTTGGAAGAGAGTATGATTGAATATATACAAAAAAATCTTAGAATTTTATCAGGATTTTATGGTGTGCTTAAACCTATGGATGGGGTAAGTCCATATAGATTGGAAATGCAAGCAAAAATTGATATAGATAATGTAAAAGGTTTATATGATTTTTGGGGAAGAAAATTATATGATGAAGTTATTGATGAATCACGCATAATTATAAATCTTGCCTCTAAAGAATATTCAAAATCTATAGAAAAATATATACAATCTGAAGATAAGTATATAAGTATCAGCTTTTATGAAATGTCAAAAGAGAAGTTAGTCCAAAAAGGAACTTATGCCAAGATGGCAAGAGGAGAAATGATAAGGTTTATGGCAGAAAATAATGTTCAATATATAGAAGATATTAAAAAGTTTAATTTTATGGGATATAAATTTGAGCATAATATATCTAATGAAAATGAATATGTATTTGTAAAATAA